The following proteins are co-located in the Hevea brasiliensis isolate MT/VB/25A 57/8 chromosome 11, ASM3005281v1, whole genome shotgun sequence genome:
- the LOC110642748 gene encoding pseudo histidine-containing phosphotransfer protein 2-like, with amino-acid sequence MEDNALTQQIATMRQSLFNEGTLDSNFDNMEELQGPDNPNFVEEVISVFFTRSSNNINNIEQQLENSPVNFAAIERVVHQLRGGGAGIGAPKVRDKAAALLNNCMACNVEGCKASLEELKLEMETLKGKLQPYFQLVREARPANGAVPPQ; translated from the exons ATGGAGGACAATGCCTTGACGCAGCAAATTGCCACCATGAGGCAATCTCTTTTCAATgag GGAACTCTAGACTCAAACTTTGATAATATGGAGGAACTTCAAGGCCCTGATAACCCAAACTTTGTAGAGGAGGTAATTAGTGTGTTCTTCACACGGTCATCgaacaatataaataatataGAGCAGCAACT CGAGAACAGCCCTGTTAATTTCGCAGCAATCGAAAGAGTGGTCCATCAGCTAAGGGGAGGAGGCGCCGG CATAGGGGCCCCAAAAGTCAGGGACAAGGCGGCTGCATTGTTGAACAACTGCATGGCATGTAATGTGGAAGG TTGCAAGGCCTCTCTCGAAGAGCTGAAGCTAGAGATGGAGACTCTCAAAGGAAAGCTTCAGCCTTATTTTCAG CTGGTAAGGGAAGCCCGCCCTGCCAATGGAGCAGTGCCTCCACAGTGA
- the LOC110642745 gene encoding pseudo histidine-containing phosphotransfer protein 5-like isoform X2, whose product MENDPLRQQIAAMKQSLLNEGTVESHFFHMEQHQSSKDPNILEREIGLLYTNSMNITNNIEQQLENHPVDFTAITELVQQLRGMSARLGTKKVMERVLALLACCHERHVQRKLSLPVLKLELETLKARLDSYFQLVRQARPANEAEAGPSQ is encoded by the exons ATGGAGAACGATCCCTTGAGACAGCAAATTGCCGCCATGAAGCAATCTCTTTTgaatgag GGAACTGTGGAGTCGCACTTTTTTCATATGGAGCAACATCAAAGTTCTAAAGACCCAAATATTCTAGAGAGGGAAATTGGTTTGCTTTACACCAATTCAATGAACATTACAAATAATATAGAGCAGCAGCT CGAGAACCACCCCGTTGATTTCACAGCAATTACAGAGTTGGTCCAGCAGCTAAGGGGTATGAGTGCCAG GCTAGGGACCAAAAAAGTCATGGAAAGGGTGCTTGCATTGTTGGCCTGTTGCCACGAACGTCATGTGCAACG CAAGCTCTCTCTCCCAGTGCTGAAGTTGGAGCTTGAGACCCTCAAGGCAAGGCTTGACTCTTATTTTCAG CTGGTGAGGCAAGCCCGCCCTGCCAATGAAGCAGAAGCAGGGCCTTCACAGTGA
- the LOC110642745 gene encoding pseudo histidine-containing phosphotransfer protein 5-like isoform X1 encodes MENDPLRQQIAAMKQSLLNEGTVESHFFHMEQHQSSKDPNILEREIGLLYTNSMNITNNIEQQLENHPVDFTAITELVQQLRGMSARLGTKKVMERVLALLACCHERHVQRSKLSLPVLKLELETLKARLDSYFQLVRQARPANEAEAGPSQ; translated from the exons ATGGAGAACGATCCCTTGAGACAGCAAATTGCCGCCATGAAGCAATCTCTTTTgaatgag GGAACTGTGGAGTCGCACTTTTTTCATATGGAGCAACATCAAAGTTCTAAAGACCCAAATATTCTAGAGAGGGAAATTGGTTTGCTTTACACCAATTCAATGAACATTACAAATAATATAGAGCAGCAGCT CGAGAACCACCCCGTTGATTTCACAGCAATTACAGAGTTGGTCCAGCAGCTAAGGGGTATGAGTGCCAG GCTAGGGACCAAAAAAGTCATGGAAAGGGTGCTTGCATTGTTGGCCTGTTGCCACGAACGTCATGTGCAACG TAGCAAGCTCTCTCTCCCAGTGCTGAAGTTGGAGCTTGAGACCCTCAAGGCAAGGCTTGACTCTTATTTTCAG CTGGTGAGGCAAGCCCGCCCTGCCAATGAAGCAGAAGCAGGGCCTTCACAGTGA